A genomic stretch from Helianthus annuus cultivar XRQ/B chromosome 1, HanXRQr2.0-SUNRISE, whole genome shotgun sequence includes:
- the LOC118490537 gene encoding uncharacterized protein LOC118490537 — MSRRLFTRIADDLAGLDPFFTQRPDARNYEGFTTLQKCTAAIRQLAYGTVADALDEYLQMSARTTRECLYRFSHNVVKLYGKKYLRKQNAYDVQQLYQAHKARHGFSGMLGSIDCDPEFVVIDDVTSDVLTTFIKKEKKLKPSLALIVF, encoded by the exons ATGAGTCGCCGGTTATTCACACGGATTGCTGATGATTTGGCGGGGCTAGACCCGTTTTTCACGCAACGACCCGATGCTCGAAATTATGAAGGGTTCACCACGTTACAAAAGTGTACtgcggccattcgccaactggcATACGGGACAGTGGCCGACGCTTTGGACGAGTACTTACAGATGTCAGCAAGAACTACGCGGGAATGTTTGTATCGGTTTTCCCATAATGTTGTGAAACTGTATGGCAAAAAATATTTGCGGAAACAAAACGCGTATGATGTTCAACAGTTGTACCAAGCTCATAAAGCACGGCACGGGTTTTCGGGAATGCTCGGTAGCATTGATT GTGATCCGGAGTTTGTTGTTATAGACGATGTTACTTCAGATGTTCTTACAACATTTATTAAGAAAGAAAAAAAG CTCAAACCGAGCCTAGCTTTGATAGTTTTCTGA
- the LOC110920373 gene encoding uncharacterized protein LOC110920373, with amino-acid sequence MQNPFELYKLYVIQESDVGSSGLSSLNNFKTPDLNISVKESVDVLNDECPILENNFEKSSTFNNESASSSIVFQTGHIFNNKEEMKLELGKKCLLEHFEFKVDRSSKTRYEVSCMGDGCEWRFKAYVIPGGSLFFVKHMNDRHTCSKTQTHPHFRQANPKVLGHFLKEQLKDSGRIYRAKEIVKDFRQRFEVEITKLQAWRGKSHALELLQGTTRDSFAELPIYCYNLKLANPGSITHILVDEQSRFEMVFVALGAAGEFKGTLFLAVGMDGNNQILPIAYGIGKSEDGESWTWFLSKLRDCVGQIADMAIVSDRANSIHVEYEALWWKTCKSYRMSDFNESFNALCLVVPRIRQVLTNIGFGRWARAHCPGNRYHYMTSNSAESINSLSRFSRKMPITQLIEFFRESVQKWFYDRRLQGMQESHSLTQWAQKKILKKIEGSRTWTVAGIRVNRFVVEVGGKRGVVDFLNRSCSCRVWEVSGLPCGHVIAVSRFLGEPDCSHYAFSCYSNEVYKKTYEESINPLPHRSEWVIPEGLGSVLPPHITKRQYGRPKENTRILSRGEEPVQVYCSRCRIYGHVRDVCLDPIRSQIRSRKSSGKGKWKEIETQSPTDDIYPSYNLAEF; translated from the exons ATGCAGAATCCTTTTgaattatataaattatatgtTATTCAAGAGTCTGACGTTGGTTCCTCTGGTTTGTCTTCTTTAAACAATTTCAAAACTCCAGATCTAAATATTTCAGTAAAAGAAAGTGTTGATGTTTTAAATGATGAGTGTCCtattttagaaaataattttgaaaaatcatcCACTTTTAACAACGAATCAGCTTCTTCATCTATAGTGTTTCAGACCGGTCATATATTCAATAACAAAGAAGAGATGAAGCTTGAGTTGGGAAAGAAATGTTTGTTAGAGCATTTCGAGTTTAAAGTTGACAGATCATCAAAGACACGTTACGAAGTGTCATGCATGGGTGATGGTTGTGAATGGCGATTTAAGGCATACGTTATTCCTGGTGGTAGTTTATTTTTTGTTAAACATATGAACGATAGACACACCTGTTCGAAGACGCAAACACACCCACATTTCCGTCAGGCTAACCCAAAGGTTTTGGGTCACTTTTTAAAGGAACAACTAAAAGACAGTGGTAGGATATATCGAGCGAAAGAGATTGTCAAAGATTTTAGACAAAGGTTCGAGGTTGAGATAACAAAGCTTCAAGCTTGGCGTGGTAAAAGCCATGCACTTGAACTTCTACAAGGAACAACCCGAGACTCTTTTGCCGAACTACCAATATACTGTTACAATTTGAAGCTTGCAAATCCTGGAAGCATTACTCACATCTTGGTTGATGAGCAGAGTCGTTTTGAAATGGTTTTTGTTGCTTTAGGTGCTGCG GGTGAATTTAAAGGGACGTTATTTTTAGCAGTGGGCATGGATGGAAATAACCAGATTTTACCAATTGCTTATGGCATTGGAAAATCAGAGGATGGTGAATCTTGGACATGGTTTCTCTCAAAGCTTAGAGACTGTGTTGGTCAAATAGCAGATATGGCGATCGTTTCGGATAGGGCGAATTCTATACATGTAG AGTACGAGGCACTATGGTGGAAGACATGTAAATCTTATCGGATGTCTGACTTTAACGAGTCATTCAATGCTTTGTGTCTTGTCGTTCCTAGAATACGCCAGGTTTTAACAAATATTGGGTTTGGTAGATGGGCAAGAGCTCATTGTCCCGGCAATCGATACCACTATATGACATCTAATAGTGCGGAGTCTATTAACTCTTTGTCTAGATTCTCGCGTAAGATGCCGATAACGCAACTTATTGAATTCTTCCGCGAGTCTGTACAAAAATGGTTTTATGACCGTCGACTGCAGGGCATGCAGGAGAGCCACTCACTGACTCAGTGGGCACAGaagaaaattttaaagaaaattgaagGGTCTAGAACCTGGACTGTTGCAGGCATCAGGGTAAACCGTTTTGTTGTTGAAGTCGGTGGGAAAAGGGGTGTCGTTGATTTTTTGAATCGTTCGTGCAGCTGCCGTGTCTGGGAAGTTTCGGGTCTACCTTGTGGGCATGTGATTGCTGTTTCAAGATTTTTGGGTGAACCTGACTGCAGTCATTATGCATTCTCGTGTTATTCAAACGAAGTATACAAAAAAACGTATGAAGAATCTATTAATCCTCTGCCTCATAGGTCTGAATGGGTGATACCAGAAGGCCTTGGTAGTGTATTACCCCCGCATATTACAAAACGTCAATATGGTCGTCCAAAAGAAAACACCCGAATCTTGTCTCGTGGGGAAGAGCCCGTTCAGGTATATTGTTCGCGGTGTCGAATATACGGCCATGTTCGTGACGTTTGTTTAGATCCAATCCGATCACAAATTCGTTCACGTAAATCATCAGGGAAAGGAAAATGGAAAGAGATAGAAACCCAGAGTCCAACGGATGACATTTATCCATCTTATAATTTAGCAGAATTTTAA